In Tindallia magadiensis, one DNA window encodes the following:
- the rimI gene encoding ribosomal protein S18-alanine N-acetyltransferase, whose product MKSQEVIIRQMGIEDIPGIIEIEKACFPTPWTHHAFRAEMRNKLAVYQVVETEGKIAAYGGMWLIMEEAHITNVAVHPSFRGRGLGRKVMEALVVEAKKKFSQRMTLEVRKSNTIALELYKSMNFVISGIRPGYYHDNGEDAIIMWKDLATSDFLS is encoded by the coding sequence ATGAAATCTCAGGAAGTGATCATACGACAAATGGGAATAGAAGATATACCGGGGATCATTGAGATCGAAAAAGCGTGCTTTCCTACGCCTTGGACTCATCATGCTTTTCGGGCAGAAATGAGAAACAAACTGGCCGTGTATCAAGTGGTGGAAACCGAAGGGAAAATTGCTGCTTATGGAGGCATGTGGCTAATCATGGAAGAAGCTCATATTACGAACGTGGCCGTACATCCTTCCTTTCGAGGACGGGGTTTGGGACGCAAAGTGATGGAAGCCCTTGTAGTAGAAGCAAAAAAGAAGTTTTCTCAGAGAATGACATTGGAAGTTCGAAAAAGCAACACCATAGCCTTGGAGCTGTACAAAAGCATGAATTTTGTTATTTCGGGCATCAGACCTGGCTATTATCATGATAATGGAGAAGATGCTATTATTATGTGGAAAGATTTGGCAACATCAGACTTTTTATCCTAA
- a CDS encoding RNA polymerase sigma factor: MTLKDDQIVKKILQGETVFFEELVSRYRKPVFSICYRMVRQREESEDLAQEVFVKAYRHLNQYNPERKFSSWILKIATNTTIDALRKKRLETIPLEEEIETHREDASAEKTFLQQEARQEIEIAIDRLPQDYRIVVLLYHQQGKSYQDIAEILDIPLSMVKNRLFRARKILKTELKKLKEEMIWTTNHSTKKP; the protein is encoded by the coding sequence GTGACACTGAAAGATGATCAGATTGTAAAAAAAATACTACAGGGTGAAACAGTATTCTTTGAAGAATTGGTATCTCGTTATCGGAAACCAGTTTTCTCCATTTGTTATCGGATGGTTCGACAGCGGGAAGAATCGGAGGACTTGGCTCAGGAAGTATTTGTGAAAGCGTATCGTCACTTAAATCAATATAATCCGGAGCGAAAGTTTTCTTCCTGGATCTTAAAAATCGCTACCAATACGACTATTGATGCCTTGCGAAAAAAAAGACTGGAAACCATCCCTTTAGAAGAAGAAATTGAAACCCATCGTGAAGATGCCAGTGCGGAAAAAACGTTTTTGCAACAGGAAGCCAGACAAGAAATAGAAATCGCTATTGATCGGCTGCCGCAAGACTATCGCATTGTTGTTTTGTTGTATCACCAACAAGGAAAATCTTATCAAGACATTGCAGAAATCCTTGACATTCCTTTATCGATGGTAAAAAATCGCTTGTTTCGAGCCAGGAAAATATTAAAGACGGAATTAAAAAAGTTGAAGGAGGAAATGATATGGACAACCAACCATTCGACCAAAAAACCATAG
- the tsaD gene encoding tRNA (adenosine(37)-N6)-threonylcarbamoyltransferase complex transferase subunit TsaD, protein MHLAKDKRLIYPPRGWITLGIETSCDETAVSLVQDGRKVLSNVIASQIPEHRKFGGVVPEVASRHHLECIHQVVEEALTKSGKTLKDIHQIAVTYGPGLVGALLVGVAYGKAMAYALKVPLNGVHHIEGHLQANFIQYPELEPPLLALIVSGGHTHLVKMETYGHYEILGKTRDDAAGEAFDKISRALGLGYPGGPFIDEQAQKGNPEAILFPRALMEEDHYDFSFSGLKSAVLNYLNSCRMKNIEVSIPDVAASFQKAVVDVLVKKTMTCAEDQGLSQILLSGGVAANSLLRNSLQETCKLQGKTFYVPEMYLCTDNAAMIACAGYHDYCLGYRSGWDLNAKASIPIGERR, encoded by the coding sequence TTGCACCTGGCGAAGGATAAGAGGCTTATATACCCACCGAGAGGCTGGATAACCCTGGGGATCGAAACCAGTTGCGATGAAACAGCGGTAAGTCTTGTACAGGATGGAAGAAAGGTATTGTCCAATGTTATTGCCTCACAGATTCCGGAGCATCGGAAATTTGGAGGTGTTGTGCCAGAGGTAGCTTCTAGGCATCATTTAGAATGCATTCACCAGGTAGTGGAAGAAGCTCTGACAAAATCAGGAAAAACATTGAAGGATATTCATCAGATAGCTGTAACTTACGGTCCTGGATTAGTGGGAGCTTTACTGGTAGGGGTAGCTTATGGGAAAGCAATGGCCTACGCTTTGAAAGTGCCTCTTAACGGAGTTCATCATATTGAAGGACATTTGCAGGCAAATTTTATTCAATACCCGGAGTTGGAACCGCCCTTACTGGCTTTAATTGTATCTGGTGGGCATACACATCTTGTCAAAATGGAAACATACGGTCACTATGAAATTCTTGGAAAAACTAGAGATGATGCGGCTGGTGAAGCCTTTGACAAAATTTCCAGAGCTCTAGGGTTAGGATATCCCGGTGGACCGTTTATCGATGAACAAGCCCAAAAAGGGAATCCAGAGGCAATTCTATTTCCAAGAGCGTTAATGGAAGAGGATCATTATGATTTTAGTTTTAGTGGCTTGAAATCAGCTGTTTTGAATTACCTAAACAGTTGTCGGATGAAAAACATAGAAGTCTCGATACCGGATGTGGCGGCTAGTTTTCAGAAAGCCGTAGTGGATGTGTTGGTAAAAAAAACCATGACTTGTGCTGAGGATCAAGGATTATCTCAGATCCTGTTGTCTGGTGGTGTGGCGGCCAACAGTCTTTTGAGAAATAGCTTGCAAGAAACTTGCAAGCTACAGGGAAAGACATTTTATGTACCAGAGATGTACCTTTGTACCGACAATGCGGCAATGATTGCTTGTGCAGGATACCATGATTATTGCCTGGGCTACCGCTCTGGATGGGATCTGAATGCAAAAGCCAGCATCCCTATTGGTGAAAGACGTTAA
- the abc-f gene encoding ribosomal protection-like ABC-F family protein produces MIILSVNQLVKSFGTDLILDQVSFSIQQKEKVGLVGANGAGKSTLFQIIAGEIPFDSGSIHIPNHIQLGRQDQLLHFESEETVFDHLMSIFTPLIQMESQLREMEATMSKLGTDPHKSKELELLMREYSLLTEDFEAQNGYGFRSEVRGVLNGLGFYGDDFYQKASLLSGGQKTRLALARLLLSKPNLILLDEPTNHLDIDSVQWLEGFLKTHPSSLLIISHDRYFLDQVTDRTLELDQTHLMDFSGSYSLALKKKAALLESMERRRTRQMKEVRQQEDLVRKLKQHGTEKLAKRAASREKKLSKMEVESKKHATPVLSSLQFQIQRSSGRHVLTAESVSKQWPDQPPLFQDISFTLERGDRMALVGPNGIGKTTLFRIAMNLTEATQGMIQFGHQVKPAYYHQELTQLNEKLTVLEEMQESFPQQKDSFLRTCLGSLLFFGDDVFKPIHLLSGGEKARLSLLKIMLSPHNLLLLDEPTNHLDIPARENLEVALNQYDGTIFFISHDRYFMNQIATKILELTPTSATTYLGNYDQYLTKKKQLELEKDLPPSPAITKTQSKQERKKERERRMQAKSHQKVLNQLEQDLETVEAAILETEEAMCLPEVFQNPEKSKKLHQKRQELEATRDSLYQEWETLLD; encoded by the coding sequence ATGATTATCTTATCGGTCAATCAACTAGTCAAAAGTTTTGGCACTGATCTTATTTTGGATCAGGTGTCTTTTTCCATACAACAAAAGGAAAAGGTTGGTTTAGTGGGAGCCAACGGTGCCGGTAAATCCACACTTTTTCAGATTATTGCTGGCGAAATACCCTTCGACAGCGGGAGTATCCATATTCCCAACCATATTCAATTAGGACGCCAAGATCAACTGCTTCATTTCGAATCTGAAGAAACTGTTTTTGATCATTTGATGTCTATTTTTACGCCTTTAATACAAATGGAGTCTCAACTGCGTGAAATGGAAGCGACAATGAGCAAACTTGGAACAGATCCTCATAAAAGCAAGGAATTAGAACTCCTTATGCGAGAATATAGCCTGCTTACAGAAGATTTTGAAGCTCAAAATGGTTATGGATTCAGAAGCGAAGTTCGAGGGGTTTTGAATGGTCTTGGATTTTATGGTGATGACTTTTACCAGAAAGCATCACTTCTCAGCGGTGGCCAGAAAACCAGATTAGCCTTGGCACGCCTCTTATTGAGCAAGCCAAACCTGATTTTGCTGGATGAACCTACCAATCATTTAGACATTGATTCGGTCCAATGGTTAGAAGGATTTTTGAAAACACACCCTTCATCCTTGTTAATCATTTCACACGACCGTTATTTTTTGGATCAGGTGACAGACCGGACATTAGAACTTGATCAAACTCATCTCATGGATTTTAGCGGCAGTTACAGCCTTGCGCTAAAAAAGAAAGCAGCCCTGTTGGAATCTATGGAGCGTCGACGAACTCGTCAAATGAAAGAGGTTCGTCAGCAAGAAGATTTGGTGCGCAAGTTAAAGCAGCATGGAACAGAGAAACTGGCGAAGCGTGCCGCCAGTCGAGAAAAAAAGTTATCCAAAATGGAGGTTGAATCAAAAAAGCATGCCACACCGGTGCTCTCTTCCCTTCAATTTCAAATACAAAGAAGCAGCGGCCGCCACGTACTAACGGCTGAAAGTGTCAGCAAACAGTGGCCTGATCAACCACCATTGTTTCAGGATATTTCTTTCACTCTGGAACGTGGTGACAGAATGGCTTTGGTGGGACCCAATGGAATCGGAAAAACTACCTTGTTTCGAATCGCGATGAACCTCACGGAAGCAACCCAGGGAATGATCCAGTTCGGGCATCAGGTAAAACCGGCTTATTACCACCAGGAACTTACCCAGCTCAACGAAAAGCTGACGGTACTGGAGGAAATGCAAGAGAGCTTTCCTCAGCAAAAAGATTCCTTTTTACGAACCTGTTTAGGCTCTTTACTCTTTTTTGGTGATGATGTGTTCAAGCCAATACACCTTCTTAGCGGTGGGGAAAAAGCCCGGCTTTCTTTGCTTAAAATCATGCTTTCTCCTCACAACTTGCTCCTGCTGGATGAGCCCACCAACCATTTGGATATCCCGGCCAGAGAAAATTTAGAGGTAGCTTTGAATCAATATGATGGTACCATCTTTTTTATCTCTCACGATCGCTATTTTATGAACCAAATCGCTACGAAAATTTTAGAACTGACACCTACCAGCGCCACTACTTATTTAGGAAACTATGATCAGTATTTAACGAAAAAGAAACAATTGGAGCTCGAAAAAGATCTTCCACCATCGCCGGCCATTACTAAAACTCAAAGTAAGCAGGAACGAAAAAAAGAACGAGAACGGCGAATGCAGGCAAAATCTCATCAAAAAGTCTTAAACCAGTTAGAGCAGGACTTGGAAACTGTAGAGGCGGCTATTTTAGAAACAGAAGAAGCAATGTGTTTACCGGAAGTGTTTCAAAATCCGGAGAAAAGCAAAAAGCTCCACCAGAAAAGGCAGGAGCTGGAAGCTACAAGAGATTCTCTTTACCAAGAATGGGAAACCTTATTGGATTAA
- a CDS encoding redox-sensing transcriptional repressor Rex, protein MKKDHKNVSMAVIRRLPKYHRRLKELMEKDVTRISSKELSGMIGFTASQIRQDLNCFGGFGQQGYGYDVSELYTEISRILGLTEHYNTVIVGAGNLGQAIANYSNFEKKGFHVLALFEKNPRLIGLKIRDVPVLDIDELEEFAKDKSIDIGVICTNSENAQDVADQLVKLPVKAVWNFAPVDIILPENIVQENVHLSDSLFVISYLLKMQRDEEQNP, encoded by the coding sequence TTGAAAAAAGATCACAAAAATGTATCAATGGCCGTTATTAGAAGACTTCCAAAGTATCACAGACGGCTGAAAGAATTAATGGAAAAAGATGTGACAAGGATATCGTCTAAAGAACTCAGTGGAATGATTGGGTTTACAGCTTCTCAAATTCGGCAGGATCTAAATTGTTTTGGTGGGTTCGGGCAACAGGGTTATGGGTACGATGTATCAGAACTTTACACAGAAATCAGCCGAATTCTAGGCTTGACAGAACACTATAACACCGTCATTGTTGGAGCTGGAAATTTAGGTCAGGCAATCGCTAACTATTCGAACTTTGAAAAAAAGGGGTTTCATGTGTTGGCGTTGTTTGAAAAAAATCCAAGGCTTATTGGGCTGAAAATCCGAGACGTTCCCGTACTGGACATTGACGAACTGGAAGAATTTGCGAAAGATAAAAGCATAGACATAGGTGTTATCTGTACAAATTCAGAAAATGCACAAGATGTAGCTGATCAGTTGGTCAAATTGCCTGTCAAAGCGGTATGGAACTTTGCGCCGGTGGATATCATTCTTCCGGAAAACATTGTTCAAGAAAATGTTCATTTAAGCGATAGCTTGTTTGTTATTTCCTATTTGCTAAAGATGCAAAGAGATGAAGAACAAAATCCTTAA
- a CDS encoding MarR family winged helix-turn-helix transcriptional regulator has protein sequence MRNYYEQIYEYLEKLLHALIIEDKKKSFSGKKSLQILDLMLMSYMEKGKGNSIQKLIAETGLKRNDITSAVKRLTDRKMVYKATSGEDKRIKELVLTEQGETVLLESRKQEQKELFELLNEFTFNEEKAILKFLVKVDMRYREKTKETIDS, from the coding sequence ATGAGAAACTATTATGAACAAATTTATGAGTATTTAGAAAAGCTGTTACATGCATTAATCATAGAAGATAAAAAGAAAAGTTTTTCTGGAAAAAAATCTCTGCAAATATTGGATTTGATGTTAATGAGTTATATGGAAAAAGGAAAAGGGAACAGCATTCAAAAGCTTATAGCCGAAACAGGGCTAAAACGAAACGATATTACGTCTGCCGTGAAACGATTGACCGATCGAAAAATGGTTTATAAAGCAACTTCTGGTGAAGATAAGCGAATAAAAGAACTGGTTTTGACAGAACAAGGAGAAACGGTATTATTGGAGTCCAGAAAGCAGGAACAAAAGGAACTCTTTGAATTATTAAATGAGTTTACTTTTAATGAAGAAAAAGCAATTCTTAAATTTTTAGTTAAAGTCGATATGAGATATCGTGAAAAAACAAAAGAGACAATAGATTCTTAA